GTAATGATTGTGATATTGGCATTATATTTTAGTCGAGGACATGATTGCCGAGCTTTTTCTTGAAGCAAGAGATAGATCCGTATTGTTAACTGATACTTACAGTTTTCTTGTGTATATTGGGCCCTTTTGGGTTTTAATTGGAGTAATTTCCTTGTCTGAACTCTACATACCTACGTGTTAAAGTATTGAAAATGAGAGCGAGTTAATGTCTCTCGTACACGCAAATTGAGGCTGATTGGTATACAAATCTAACACAGACATAGGTTTGATTTATGTTAAGTGGTATGCAAATTGAAAATGAGCTGCTTTGCTTCTGCAATGCGTAAAGCACATGTTGAAGAAGTATCTCACAATCAAGAAAAAAGACAGACTCCAAAACACATAAACGAGGCTCCTGATTGAGCCGATCCGAGTGTAGATGAGTGAACTTGTGTCCGGTGTAATTGTATGACCGAGGTTGTCATCTGTGCAATAGCTCATTGTGTACATTGCTGAAATGTCTTTATCATGCAAACAATAGTCAAATAGATTCATCATATCACAGGTTCGTGCCGTCATCACACCGTATACCTCACAGTGCCACATGCTACTCTGGAGCTGAACAGCCCAGGATGTACAGCAGCAGTAGGGTCGATGTTCGTGTTGGGCTGACTTCTGTGACTCGGTCAGGATTTGATTGTTTACAGTGAAGTGCTTTGTTTTCAAGTGACCTTGGCCCTGATGGGATAATCGTAAGTGGTCTGGATGGGAAACTGGAGCAGGTGGAGTAACAGAATCAGTGCAGAGGTGGAGgctgcacctttaaaaaaaattaaataaaagaaatcgGTGCAAGCACTCTGTGTGATGGATCAACATCAGTTTCACTGTGTCAACATtaaaaagggacagttcacccaataataataaaaatatattgacGTACAGATGTCTGCCGTCTCTTCATTATGATGGGACTTCATGGCACTCGGCTTGTGGAGCTCAAAGcgcccaaaaaataataatccatttgaAAAACTCAGCAGCAATTTCTCTTTAATGGAAATAATTTTTTCGGAAACCTACTATGGCTTTAAGAAAATAGTTCCTGCATGAAACTAGTCACAAAAAGGTTGGTATTTTATCTTGAGTAACCGGGTCATGATTTCTAAAAAGAGACAACCCggttttaaacattttattttggaaactTTGAGCACCACATATCGAGAGCCTCATAATCCGAAACGAAGTATTATTGATTTTCAGGGTGAACTGTTCCATTAAATATTCAAGAAATGTTTgttccactctctctcttcacttttCATCACGGTCTACAGACATTTACGTGACGGCCTGCGGGCTGGCGTCTATATTTTGGTCTTCACTGTCCACCGTTGTTGTTGAATGCAGACGGATGCAGTGGGTGTAACAAAGTCTGCAACTCAACAAAATCCACGCTGACAACCCAGAAGGAGGCGATTTCCGTAGTGACGAGGCCACCTGAAGTGTCGTATGGATTGCCAGGGCTCAGTCCTCCGATGGCGAGCTGTAGTTTAGAGCAGGTCAGTTGTAGTCGCATCTTATCCGCCGCCACAGGCCACCAGCGGGAGGATTGGTGTTCAGGAGCACAGCAGCATTAGCATGTTGCCATTACTCAAAGCTACTAGCGTGTATATCTatcatactttaaaaaaagacacacatctaacaattaaaaaaataaatacataactcAAATAAGGTGAATGAAAGGAATGTGCATTAATAAAATAATCTGAAAAAAGCtatgtgttttttgtgtctgtgtgtctatattTAATGGGACATAATTTTTTTCTTATCAGTGAATGACTTTCAGActataaatcagaataaaagtgtCCGAAAGGGGGTGCGGTTTGAAAGACAAGCTCTTTAATGTCCATTGCACATAAActccataaaaataaaaggcaCTTGCATTCACTTTCCAGCTGGTATCTGATCTTCATTTTTTTAACCTGCTTTTGAGAAAACATGAACTGAAATGGTAAAATCTTTGTAAATCCATGCAACTGGAAGCacttcaaatatttaaaaaaaactaagagTAGCAGCAAAAAAAGCAATAACTCGTAAATGATTACAAACCGACCCGCCCTCAACAGAAAACTGGACTGAAATAATTAAAGAAATCGACGAGATGGAAATAATGACCTTCCTTCTGAGACTGAGAAGGGACAGATGGACAAAATGGACAAAATATATGTCAAAATAAGGAAGTTGGCAAGTGACATGCCCTCCCTAACCTCACAGGATTTGGGACTTTGTTTCCttatttctaattattttcctgctttaacatttctatttttgtatttccatatggcccttcttggccagatgcactgttaatttttactttttttatttatttattattattattatgcattcttacttttgaaggttgtatttctgtaaaaataccgaaataaaatatcaagtataaaaaaattaataaaaaaacatccccTAGTTGCTGTCGGCGACTTAAAAAGTCACTACGTTTGCGTGAGCAGTAGATCCATGTTGGATCAAATTGTAAACATTACCGCAAGTCACATTAGTTCTTCGAACACGTTTCAATACAACGGCCGGCGCGGCTTCCTAAAGAGATCCAAGTGAGTCCTTTTTGCTTCAGCTTCAGTGTCAGGTGCTGATTTTCGCTGACATgaagggagaaaagaaaaaatcaaaAGCAAACTTCAGTGCTCTCATCGTGGTGCGTCTCCAGTCCCTCTCGATCTTCACCTGCCTGCTTCCCGTCAGCAGGGAGGGAGCACAGTCCAGACAGTGAATGGCCTTCAGCTCGAAGGCCGGTGCTCTGGCTCCGAGGCGGCCCTCCAGCTTGGTGCAGAATTCCACCATATTGCCAGGATTTAGGTTCAGCAGGACTTGCCTGAACTCATGGCTGGCAATTAGGACCACATCCCTGGTCGGGTCCTCCGCACCTCCGTCCCGGAGCATCCCCACGGTCACCTCAAAGCGGTGGCTGTCGAAGCGCTTGATGTGGCAGGAGTGTTTGGCCAGAGCCTTGATCTGacacagctcctcctcctcctgcattcggAGCCGTATGGGCAGTGCAACGGTCGCCGACGGGGAACCGGCTGTCAGATTGGCTTGGTTTGCGACCTGTGTGGCGTTCTTCGGCTCGCACTTGGGGTACGTCTCTCCGTAGAGGCAACGCAGCCACTCTCCCATGAACGCCGGCAACATGTTGATGACCGACTGTGCCCCGTTGTCCGTCTCGGCCACGCGGACGTGCTTGAAACGTCCCGCCCAGGTGACTTGGTGTCCGTGCAGGTGGCTGCAGAACAGCTGCGTCTGGGCCATGCCTTTGGTTTCCCAGGCGGGGGGCCCGCACACGTGGCTGTACTGCCCCCAAGTCAGGGTGGAGTTGTACACCTTCTGCCCCTCTGCATGGTACACgtagatggagaagaagaggatCACCATGGAGATGCAGAGTAAGATGAGCTTGACCGGACCGCGGTGGGTCATCGAGCGGAAGACATCCAGGATGGACAGGCTGAACCGCGTCCACAGCCGCAGGGTGACGGGGATCGCGCAGACTACCAAGGTCACGATGATCTTcgtcagctccagctccaggaaCCACTTGAAGAGCTGGATGAAGAGCATGACGGCGAGGCCGACAGCCAAAACGGGCAGGGCGAACAGTAAGAGGAAGTAGGCCACGCAGGTGCGCATCAGACCCACAGCGGAGGAGCCCTGGAGGAGCACCACAGAGAACTCGCACCACATGAAGCACACCAGGTATGGAACCAGGATGCAGTAAGTGCCCCTGAAACCGCGCATCCTGGCCATGCTGCAGGTGGAAACAGACGGTGAgagaaaattacttttttttgtggaCTAAAATTGATCAACTAACAGCTGGGATGGACCTTAAAGCCCACTGACCCCATCCAGTGTCCGAACACATCCGATGCTCACCTGAAGAACAGATAGAACAGATACACGTAGAGCAGGCAGGGGAGACTGAGCTTCAGCACCACCGACTCCCCTAGTGGCAGAGTGGCAAAGGTGCGCCCCAGGCAACGCACTGGCATGTTCTCAGGCATGAACTGGGTCAGGCGACACAGAGATGATGCAACCTggatagaaaaacaaaaacaatttcaAGGAACTGCATTATTTTCCAATGTCTGCATGTTTCAGcagatcaaataaaaatcatatgGGGCTTTTTTGTCAGACATTTCTACAAAGTATTGTGATTTATAGTCAATAGGTTACAGGATTCAACGCTGTGATTCTGATGATTTAATGACTGTGCTGTCAATCTGCGGCCCCTCCCCCGCTGACCTCTATGACCATGGCTCGGCGTGCGTACATCGCGGCTGTGGGGTTGAGGCTCTTGTAGCTGACAGCAGTGAAGAAGATGGCCACGGTGGAGAGCTCAGAACAGGGGATCCAGCCTTTGTCGGCTACCGGGAAGGAGAAGATGACGAAGAAAACGGACAGGATGAAGTAGAGGTACGGCTCCAGGTTGTTCCACCCGAAGTTGGACTCGGCCTGCTCCACGTCCAGGCGGGGTTCAAAGCGGGTCAGCAAAGACGTCAGGGCACTAAAGTTCTCCCAAGTCTTTAAAAAAGGAATGTTCGAGGTAAAAATACGATTTTGAACATCCATAAATTGCCAATTCTGAGAAATTAGTACTGTTAAGATCCGCCGCCACTGGCTTCTCCACTGCATTCCAACAGGTCAGATTTCATGTAAAATATGTGTGCtgcatgacattaaaataaTGATCCCAAATCCCAAATCTCAAATTCGCCTCTCAGGGCGATTGACTCGCTTCTGACATCAGTCAAGAGACAAACAGTGGCGACTAGACATCGCTGCCTTGACAGGTCAGAGAATCGTGTGGAAACGTAGCCGTTTCTGTTGAAGAAAACCAAATTGGGCTCAATCGCCGGCCGCAACCACCTTGCTGCTCTGGAAGACGCGCAGCGTGCAGATGATCATGGAGACGAAGGACAGGTAGAAGACGAGCAAGGGGATGACGAAAGCGAACAGGTCGACCGTCAGGctgctgatgatgaagaagaagatgagcgCGTTGACGTGCTGCGTGGGGATGACCGTGCTCAGCCACTGGACGCCGGCCCGCGACGCCCAGTCCACCAGGTGCTCCTTCATCTCGATGATGCCGTGCAGCGGGTACTGCAGCACCTGAGGCGGAGAGAGACGGACATGAAGGGAGGCGGCAGAAAGAGGACAAATCAGAgcgctgaatcataacaaaacaaaaggaatgATTCAAGGACAGCGGGATAATCTGTGACGGAGCTGCGACGACCATCAAACGTGACTTCATGTCCATGGCTTTTTCCATGGCCCCGTTCTGCCTCTTGTCCCACATCGTCCCACTGCGGCCCAAACTCCAGGAACGTTTGAAGGCATTCCTGTAGCCCGACGGCACCACAGCCTTGTGctttaaaaagacacacacacacgcagacagacacacacacacacacaaataaaacgaCATCCTGTTTCCTTACAATGATGGATTGTTTCTGTTGTTGCTGATCGGGTCTCTTACCTCCCCGCTGCTGTCGCCGGGTTTGGGACTTTCAGTCTTGGCTGTGACCTGGCTGCCAGCTCGGGGCACAATACCTTGTGCGTACTTTTTAGTCATCTCAACAAAGTCGTCCAGGTCAACCATCTGTGCGGCTAAGAGGACACAAAGAGTGCAGTTGTAGAGGAagacacatctctctctctctctctctctctctctctgcaaacTCACACTCATTGTTGACCATGCTCTCCAGAACTTTCTGGGTCTGGCTCGAGGTCGGGCCAGGAATCCGGCTGGCAGTGCCACCTGTTGGTGAGGGACGACCACAACATCAGTGGGTTCTAAACATTTTTCTTGATCGCCATGCAGCATGCAACCTGATATTCTCCACCGTGGCAGCTGCAGACACTGGAAGGCCATCGTTACGGCAACATGCTACAGCATTCTGGGCTGTCTGGAGTGCAAAAGGCGAAATTGATgtcacaattaaaaataaaacggTGTGGATCCTATACCTTGCACTGCGTTGACCTGGCCGGCATTTTCCAGCATCTCAGCCACAGccaccttcttcttcctgtccGGGTTGAGTTTCCAGTACATCATCATGGCGGCTTTACGCACCGCCATCTCAAACCCACTCTCTGTTGACAACTTGCGCACTTCGGCCTCATTCTCTGGGGTGATTCCTAGCGAGGGGGGGTTGGTGGGGAGGGGGTTAGAACACAGGAACAGTGAGGCAACGACGGACTAAAGCACGCACAAACTCAGTGAGCTGCGTTCCGTTGCTTTCACCTGTTCTCTGGATCCAGCAGCGCTGCAGTGCTCTCGCGGCTCCTTTTCGGCCCTGTTTAGCTGCTTTAATCAAATAGTTGACAGCCAGAAGATTGTTCTGCTCTGTGTCCTTCTCTTTAGCCAGACTCAAATGGTGCTGACCCAGCTGAAACACAAGAAGAGGGGAGATTAGTTCTGCCCGCGTGGGCTTTGTCGAAATAAGTAGAATCGGACCCATTAGGTTGGAGCATCCTTAAGGCACTGGTTTTATTGGGACTATTTCCTTAATAGAAAGTAGCTCTAAGTTCATCTCCTCCATATGACTACAACTCCCATCGTTCCCCTTCCCCCCTGTGGACATCAGTGTCTCCGTCACGGCCGACTACCAGGGGCAGCAGAGATCAAGTGACTGCTTTCTAAACTTAACTGTCGTGTCATAACAAAGTTTGGATTCAATGCGTCTATTTGCAGGGGGCCGAGATGCGTCTCCATTCGAAGGGGCTCCCGTCTGTGTCTATCTGAGAAACACTAAGCATACAGTATCATGAACctgcttttatttcattttgaaatgGACAGTAATGTCACGCTACACTCATACAGCATCAATACACTCTTATTCCCTGTGTACTACGTTGTCTATCGTATGTATGAGATACTAGTGGAGCTTCTGATCTATTCCTCAATGCATGCACATCCAACCACTGTCCTGATGCCTTCACATGTCACACACTGTGGTTACTTCGGTGCTTGGTGTTCGCAAATACATGACTTATTAACACGGGACGtcttaaagcccccccccccccatatcttCTGCCAGCACCtctttttacatttgcactCGTTGGCAGAGAAGAAAGAGCCAATAGAGTGTgaatatttcattattattttgaaaaaatgaaTTCAGCACAATGCTGCAACACCCTGAGTGTGCATGATGATTTGATTTCCTGACAGTATTCCGTTATTGAAAACCTGGGATCGTCTTCCAAGTGGCCAGAAATAGACGCATGCTCGCAACCATGCGGGGTTGAAAACTATGTCAAGTGCCGTCTCTGTGCATCTGGGTAAAAGGAGCAGAGTGGAGCATTTAGCGGGGATCGAGTGGCAGGAATTGAATTTGTATCTTTAATCACCTGAAACTAAAgacgttttgtttgtgttttcattagCTAAGAATGAGCCGTTTATGTCAACGTACGGAGCGTGTCCTCTTTCTAGTGTCCCAGAATGAACAAACCAAACACAGcacatactgtatgttttgtttttgagttGGCCTCAGTGGTTCTCCTACATGCTCGGCAAGTTTCAGTTCATTGAAATCTGCAACCTCCCCACTCGATGCCACTAGATCCTACAGACTGCACCTTTAATAAATGGTGAATGGAGTTGgactcaaagtgctttaacgTTAGTCATGTACCTATATTCATTCACTGATAGTAGTGTCTAGCATGCTAGGTGCCACCTGTCCATCCGGACCCTAACTAATCCTACATACCGCAGGCACCACTTGCGGGAGCAATCTGGGGTCAAGTGTCTTAGTGTctcacatcgacatggactagcgaagccggggatcgaaccgccgatcgtCTGATTGAAGAACAACCCTGCTCTAcaactgagccacagtcgcccttACACTCACCCGGGTTTGAGCTCTGGCGTCGCCGGCTTTGGCCTTCTCCTCGATCTGCTCCAGGGTCAAGTCTTCTTCTGGTTCTTCGTCTGGAGGAAACAGCAGGATGTGTCGATAAATTAAAATTTCAGTAtttgtaaacatttaaatatttggtTCATATATTGCAAACAGAAGGTGCTGAATATTGAAACCAAGGCTGAAAAACTGTAGTTCTTCAAATGGCCACTTGCAAAACCCCACAGAGCCCTATGTTAAAATGTATTCACACACATCAGTCACGGAGCAAAACCCGTCTGATTCAAAACGGTGAATGTTGTATTCATTAAACTGTTGggaaaaaactttatttcatttcgtccttttatttatttatttacattttaacatCTGCAAAAAAAACATAGATGAGCTTCAGCCTTTAGTTATTAGGCTGTTGAGATAATCGAAAGCTTCAAATACCGGGGGACAGACGTTTCCTTCTCAAATGCAATG
The nucleotide sequence above comes from Pseudoliparis swirei isolate HS2019 ecotype Mariana Trench chromosome 24, NWPU_hadal_v1, whole genome shotgun sequence. Encoded proteins:
- the wfs1a gene encoding wolframin, whose protein sequence is MENNSTSTPTSVNTQGSRPVEDGPSVPPPGETPPSLVSSNLPAASYHPATSPSPAEPRGTAHSSQTSVSNPMDCPPSAKGTTPLTPAAPSTPVSSPFSLPPSKAPLVTSPNRSTPQIAHISALSKLTPVSFTSASLACDSPMDPPTSSSAASTEAPAASSADLVKRSFARMAKQVIIQERLRKAEDNANDEEEDEEPEEDLTLEQIEEKAKAGDARAQTRLGQHHLSLAKEKDTEQNNLLAVNYLIKAAKQGRKGAARALQRCWIQRTGITPENEAEVRKLSTESGFEMAVRKAAMMMYWKLNPDRKKKVAVAEMLENAGQVNAVQGGTASRIPGPTSSQTQKVLESMVNNESAQMVDLDDFVEMTKKYAQGIVPRAGSQVTAKTESPKPGDSSGEHKAVVPSGYRNAFKRSWSLGRSGTMWDKRQNGAMEKAMDMKSRLMVLQYPLHGIIEMKEHLVDWASRAGVQWLSTVIPTQHVNALIFFFIISSLTVDLFAFVIPLLVFYLSFVSMIICTLRVFQSSKTWENFSALTSLLTRFEPRLDVEQAESNFGWNNLEPYLYFILSVFFVIFSFPVADKGWIPCSELSTVAIFFTAVSYKSLNPTAAMYARRAMVIEVASSLCRLTQFMPENMPVRCLGRTFATLPLGESVVLKLSLPCLLYVYLFYLFFSMARMRGFRGTYCILVPYLVCFMWCEFSVVLLQGSSAVGLMRTCVAYFLLLFALPVLAVGLAVMLFIQLFKWFLELELTKIIVTLVVCAIPVTLRLWTRFSLSILDVFRSMTHRGPVKLILLCISMVILFFSIYVYHAEGQKVYNSTLTWGQYSHVCGPPAWETKGMAQTQLFCSHLHGHQVTWAGRFKHVRVAETDNGAQSVINMLPAFMGEWLRCLYGETYPKCEPKNATQVANQANLTAGSPSATVALPIRLRMQEEEELCQIKALAKHSCHIKRFDSHRFEVTVGMLRDGGAEDPTRDVVLIASHEFRQVLLNLNPGNMVEFCTKLEGRLGARAPAFELKAIHCLDCAPSLLTGSRQVKIERDWRRTTMRALKFAFDFFFSPFMSAKIST